In the Alphaproteobacteria bacterium genome, TTCGCTGCGTTCGACCTCGACGATTGCCGCGACCGATCAACAGGCGCAATCGCACCTTGGGCGCAAGCTCTTGTCGATCGCGTCCGAAGCTACTCAGAGGTCACAGTTTCCGGAACGGGACTCCGCATAATCGGTCGCGCTTCCGGGCCAAAGGTGCATCGAAAGCAATCGGTTGAGGAAGGCGGCACGCTGGAAACCTATCGGCGGGCTGAACGCTACATCGTGATGACTGGCCGGATGCTGCCTAACACGCCGAAAGAGCTTGCTGAGATCGACAGGCATATCGATGAAATTGTCCTCGAATTGGATGGCAAGGGCACAGCCCGCGCGACGAAGGCGAAGGACGACGCCAATGTTGAACACAACGCTGAGGGGCATGAGACAGAAACCGACAAGGGCGATATCGACGACATCATCCGCAACGGGCGCTACGAACTCTATGGAGGTGATCGCTCGGCAGCTTTGTGGCGCGTGATCAACGGCATGCTGCGCAGGGGCGATCTGCCGGAGAAAATAGAAGCGGCGATCCTCGATGACACCAACAAGATTTCAGAGCATGTCCGCGAGCATGGTAGTAATGCCGCCGCAGTTGCCAAGCAGCAAGTTGCGAAGGCAATTAAGAAACTGGAATTTTCTAAAGGCGATAAGGGACCGCATGCGACGCCAGCCAACATCCGCATCGCATTGCTGAAGTTGGGGGTGCGTGTTCGGAAAGACGAATTCGCGGACCGGATGTTAATTGACGGGCTTGATACGTTCGGCCCGGTTTTAAGTGACGCGGCGATGGACCGGCTCTGGATCGAGATCGGAGACCGCTTTCATTTCCGGCCGGGCCACGACCTATTCGCCACCGTGCTCCAAGACACTGCCGAGAGGAACAAATTTCACCCAGTTCAAGAATATCTCGGCAGTCTCAAGTGGGATGGGAAAGAACGCATAGACAAGTGGCTTTCGACCTATGGCGGCGCGACTGATAACGAATACACCCAAGCTGTAGGGGCAATCACGCTGGTCGCGGCGGTCCGCCGGGTAAGATCGCCGGGCTGTAAGTTTGACGAGATGCTGGTGCTGGAAAGCCCAGACCAAGGGACCGACAAATCTTCCGCGCTCGCGATCCTTGCCGTTCAAGAAGATTGGTTCTCCGACGACTTGCCGCTCAACATGGAAGGCAAGAGGGTCATCGAAGCTCTCCAAGGTCATTGGATCGTGGAGGCCGGTGAGCTCGCTGGAATGAAACGTGCGGACATCGAACACCTGAAGGCTTTCCAATCCCGGCGGGTGGATCGTGCGCGCATGTCTTACGACAGGCTCAAATCAGTCGTGCGGCGCCAATGCGTTACAATCGGCACAACGAACAAGGAGACGTACCTGCGCGATACCACAGGCAACCGTCGCTATTGGCCGGTGCGCGTTACGCGGTTCGACCTCAAGGCTCTCGCGCGCGACCGTGACCAGCTTTGGGCGGAGGCGGCTGCACGCGAGGCGGCAGGCGAAAGCATTCGACTGAAACCTGAGTTGTGGCCGTTGGCGGCCGCCGAACAAGATAAGAGGCTGACCCAAGATCCATGGTTCGATACGCTGTCCAGCGCGTTGGGTGATCGTAAGGGCAAGATCAGTTCGGAATTGCTCTGGGAAATCCTTGAGGTTGGGAAGGCCAATCAAAGCCAGGAGCAGAGCAACCGTCTCAACGAGGCCATGGCAAAGCTGGGATGGGTGCGACCGGATAATCGGCTGGTGAACATCGATCACAGACGTGTCGTCGGCTTCACGAAGGGAAGTAAGCCGTGGCGCGCGATCAAGAAAGACGACCTCAGCATGTAGGTCGCCGCTCGCTGGAAGCGCGGTAAGCGCGGTAAGCGCTGGAAGCGCCGTAAGCGCTGTTTCCTAGACCTCTTTTCGGGAGGCTGTGACTAAGAGTCCACCGCCCGTCTCCCTCGTCCGGCTCTCTTCCCTACCGCTTACTGCGCTTACCGCGCTTACTTTCTATTCTTTAGAGAGAAATATCAGGGGGTTAAAGGTAAGCGGTCTGGTAAGCGGCTCGCGCCCGCCCTCGGGCCTATCCTGTTCCGCCCCGCCTCCGGAAAGGCCGTTTCCCCACATTTTCCGGCCCGCCGGCATGTGTCCCCCGAGAGGGCTGTAGGGAGGGCGCTCGGGAGGGCTCGCGACGCTCCCCGGGCGGCTATCCGGCCGGTTCCGAATCCGTCCCCCGACCCGGAATAAATCCGCGCCCTCCCGCGACCTCGCTTAGAGCCTCAGCGATTACTGCGACCGGACGGTACGAAACCGGCAGGTCCATTTTGAAAATCCTACAATCTCTAGTAGAAACGCGCCCCTCGGCCACCAGCGGCGGTCCACCGGGACCGCGCCGGGACCGCGAGAGTTGGGGTTTCGACGTGTCGGAAGTAGCCCTCGATAAGGGCCGGTCACCAGGCCGAAGCCGCGCCGGAAAGGGCCAGACAAAGACCCGCCTTCTCACACGTGAAGCTCTCGACGGCCGCACGCGCTCACGCAGGGTGTTCGATGCGATCGTCACCGGCATTGAGTCTGATCTCGGCGGCAAGGATCAACTATCCACGGTCGAGGTCGCGCTGATTGAGGCGTTCGCAGGCGCGACCGTCCACGTTCACGACCTCAACGCGCGCCTGTTGCTCGGGCAGAAGATCGATTTGAGCGAGCACTCCGCTGCGATCTCATCGCTGGTCCGCATCGCGTCGCGCATCGGCACCCGTCGCAGGCCCAAGGACGTGACGCCAAGCCTAGCCGAATATCTGAAGGGCTACGCGCAAGGTGAAGTGGAGGCCGCGTCATGAGGCCGACCGTCACGCTGCGCAAGGCTCTCGCAGACCCCGCGCTGCTCGGCACGATCTTGTCGGGCGATAGCTGGCGGGCGTGGCGGGTCCTGCTCATCGCGGCGATGGGCGAGCCGCTCACGGACGACGAACGGGTCATCTTCAAGAAGTTGACCGGGCGTGAACGCGAGCCGGGACAGCGCGTCGAAGAACTGCTCGGCGTTGTCGGGCGACGCGGCGGCAAGTCCCGCGCCATTGCGACGCTCGCAGCTTATATCGGAGGCCTGTGCGACCATCGCGACGTGATCGTGCGAGGCGAGTCAGCGGTCCTACTCTGTATCGCTCCCGACCAGCGCCAAGCGAATATTGCGCTCAGCTACGCGACCGCCGCATTCGAGGCGTCACCGATCATGCGGCAGCTTGTCGTCTCCAAGACGGCCGACACGCTGACGCTCGCAACCGGTGTAACCATCGAGGTCAGGTCGGCAAGCTTCCGGCGCTTGAGAGGGCCCTCATACTGCGGAATCATTGCCGACGAGGCGGCGTATCTTTTTGCCTCTGATGAAGGCAGTGCGAACGCTGACACTGAAATTCTAAATGCCGTGCGCCCCGGTCTCGCCACGACGCGCGGACCTCTCATCAGCATCTCGTCGCCGTATGCGAGGCGCGGCGAGGTTTGGACGACCTACAAGCGGCACTTCGGCCCGGAAGGCGATCCGCTAATCTTGGTCGCGCAAGGCACGTCCCGCGACTTCAACCCGTCGCTACCGCAAAGCGTAATCGACCGCGCGATGGAGCGTGACCCCGCCGCCGCCAGCGCTGAATATCTCGCACAGTTTCGTACTGATATTGAATCGCTGCTCACGCGCGAAGCCGTGGAGGCCTGCGTCGCTTTGGGCATCCGCGAACGCGCACCCGAGACCGGCGTCACATATTTTGGTTTCGTTGACCCCAGTGGGGGAAGTTCGGACAGCATGTCTGCGGCGTGTGGGCACCGGGAGGATGGTGTCGCGGTCATCGACGTTATCCGCGAACGACGGCCGCCATTCTCGCCGCAAGATGTCGTCGCCGAGTTCTCAGCTTTGTTCAAGGATTACCGCGTCGACAAGATCATCGGCGACCGGTACGCGGGACTTTGGCCTGTTGAATCTTTCGCGCAGCACGACATTCGCTATGAGCAGTCAGCGAAGCCGAAAACCGACCTCTACCAAGCACTAGTCCCAGTCGTGAATAGCCAGCAGGTCTCGCTTCTCGAAAGCGAGCGGCTGACGTCCCAACTCATCAACCTTGAACGACGCACCGCGCGCGGTGGCCGGGATTCAATCGATCACCCGCCCGGCGCGCACGATGACGTGGCGAACGCGGTCGCGGGTGTCGTCTCCTTGATCAACGTGCGATCGCGTTACGACAGCTCACTATCTTGGGTTGATGATTTCACTAACGAAGAACGGAACGCGCAATTCCGCCGCGAAATGCTTCAACGCCTTGGCTACGCATAAAGGAGACTACGAAAATGACTACCCTCGTTAATGACGATGACTTCACGCTGATCGACGGCCGCAAGGTTCTGAAGGACGGCAAGAAGATCACTGTGGGACTCACGCTTGTCGACAACAGCATGGTCGAGGACACGGGCGCGCTCCATCGCCCCGGCACTCGGCTGTCGACCGATGCGACGGCGACCGAAACCCGGTCTACAGCCTATTCCGGATATCTCGCGGACCTTGGGGACGCGTGGCGGCATCCCGGCGGCGATGAGAAAGCGCCCGTCATCACCGACAGCCGTGAAGCGGCAATCGCCCAGCGCGACCGCGAGCTAGCCGACGCTTGGAAGGGAGGCGTCAATGTCTAAGCTCCCGCCGCTCGCGCGCGCGAAGATGTCTCTGCTCGCGCAACAAGCTGACGACATGGATGCCTTAGCCGGGATGTCGCTCGCGAACGTCAAAGCGACCGAGGCTAAACTAGGCCGAACGCTGGAAGCGCTGGAGACCGCCGACAGCGAACAACGAACCGAGCAGTT is a window encoding:
- a CDS encoding VapE domain-containing protein, yielding MNATAQRKQPARGFQLPDVLAPLTALPNWVVWRWVIRKNKKGEEVKTKPLFQSRNPRAFAKSTDPSTWSDYDTARDALEASRADGIGFCLLGTDFAAFDLDDCRDRSTGAIAPWAQALVDRVRSYSEVTVSGTGLRIIGRASGPKVHRKQSVEEGGTLETYRRAERYIVMTGRMLPNTPKELAEIDRHIDEIVLELDGKGTARATKAKDDANVEHNAEGHETETDKGDIDDIIRNGRYELYGGDRSAALWRVINGMLRRGDLPEKIEAAILDDTNKISEHVREHGSNAAAVAKQQVAKAIKKLEFSKGDKGPHATPANIRIALLKLGVRVRKDEFADRMLIDGLDTFGPVLSDAAMDRLWIEIGDRFHFRPGHDLFATVLQDTAERNKFHPVQEYLGSLKWDGKERIDKWLSTYGGATDNEYTQAVGAITLVAAVRRVRSPGCKFDEMLVLESPDQGTDKSSALAILAVQEDWFSDDLPLNMEGKRVIEALQGHWIVEAGELAGMKRADIEHLKAFQSRRVDRARMSYDRLKSVVRRQCVTIGTTNKETYLRDTTGNRRYWPVRVTRFDLKALARDRDQLWAEAAAREAAGESIRLKPELWPLAAAEQDKRLTQDPWFDTLSSALGDRKGKISSELLWEILEVGKANQSQEQSNRLNEAMAKLGWVRPDNRLVNIDHRRVVGFTKGSKPWRAIKKDDLSM